The following are from one region of the Stanieria cyanosphaera PCC 7437 genome:
- a CDS encoding TerD family protein — MAISLQKGQRVSLEKVAPGLEAVLVGLGWDINRTDSGVDFDLDTSVFLLGSNEKILTENHFIFYNNPKSPEQPPSVEYMGDNRTGQGEGDDEVILVNLTKIPNEVEKLVFTVTIYEADQRRQNFGQVHNAFVRLVDVKTKQEVLRYDLAEDYSIETALIMAELYRKDGTWRMSAVGAGYQGGLEALLNRYHS, encoded by the coding sequence AAAGGACAGCGAGTTTCACTAGAAAAAGTAGCACCTGGACTAGAAGCGGTTTTAGTAGGTTTAGGATGGGATATCAATCGAACAGACTCAGGTGTAGATTTCGATTTAGATACTTCTGTTTTCCTGTTGGGAAGTAATGAAAAGATTTTGACAGAAAACCATTTTATCTTTTATAACAATCCCAAAAGCCCAGAACAACCTCCTTCGGTAGAGTATATGGGAGATAATAGAACAGGACAAGGAGAAGGGGATGATGAAGTAATTCTAGTCAACCTTACCAAGATACCAAATGAGGTTGAAAAACTAGTATTTACAGTTACGATTTATGAAGCAGATCAACGCAGACAAAACTTTGGACAAGTACATAATGCATTTGTAAGACTTGTAGATGTGAAAACCAAACAAGAAGTTTTGCGCTATGACCTAGCCGAAGATTATTCCATTGAAACTGCATTAATTATGGCAGAGCTTTATCGCAAAGATGGTACATGGCGAATGAGTGCAGTTGGCGCGGGTTATCAAGGAGGATTAGAGGCTTTATTAAATCGCTACCATAGTTAA
- a CDS encoding TerD family protein yields the protein MTINLQKGQRISLKKEAPNLTRLMCGLGWDVAKKAGGWFSSSPNFDLDSFVICLDQNQKLTDKSDIIYFANLRHSSGAITHLGDNLTGDGQGDDEQIIVDLPKVPDRLSKLLFLVNIYEAQKRNQELSQVDNAFVRLVDLNNNQEIARYQLSGSQYQNKNALILGEVYRHDSEWKMAAIGEAFLAKGIGDIAKKYI from the coding sequence ATGACGATTAATTTACAAAAAGGACAACGCATTTCTCTGAAGAAAGAAGCTCCTAATCTGACTAGACTTATGTGTGGTTTAGGCTGGGATGTAGCCAAAAAAGCTGGTGGTTGGTTTAGTTCTTCTCCTAATTTTGATTTAGATTCATTTGTAATTTGTTTAGATCAAAATCAAAAGTTAACTGATAAATCAGACATTATTTATTTTGCTAACTTGAGACATTCTTCAGGGGCTATTACTCATTTGGGAGATAACTTAACTGGCGATGGACAAGGAGATGATGAGCAAATTATTGTAGATTTGCCCAAAGTTCCAGATAGACTAAGTAAGTTGCTTTTTTTAGTTAACATTTATGAAGCCCAAAAAAGAAACCAAGAACTTTCTCAAGTAGACAATGCTTTTGTCAGATTAGTTGATTTGAATAATAATCAAGAAATTGCTCGTTATCAACTTTCTGGAAGTCAGTATCAGAATAAAAATGCCTTAATTTTGGGAGAAGTTTATCGACATGATAGTGAATGGAAAATGGCAGCTATTGGAGAAGCTTTTCTTGCCAAAGGAATAGGAGATATTGCTAAAAAATACATCTAA
- a CDS encoding salt stress protein, Slr1339 family, translated as MNSEQNLDNLLNELKSTYKDSDSLPPNYSSEIGNLLDEVKSELKTNKKSKEPNRNQITQAQSQVDESLDLIKQQYQQKQNLSSAKIKNTKIIQNNSQLNESFESIKAQYKNKQTHQQAQEQLNYNRNKQEIIIQEQQKQLQHKQLVQQAEQWLKNLDPNSDEGMWFNELAESYPSRLEAAISYLSTLKSI; from the coding sequence ATGAACTCCGAGCAAAACTTAGATAATTTATTAAATGAATTAAAATCTACATATAAGGATTCTGATAGTTTACCCCCAAATTATAGTAGCGAAATAGGAAATTTGCTTGATGAGGTTAAATCTGAATTAAAGACAAATAAAAAGTCAAAAGAACCTAATCGAAATCAAATAACTCAAGCTCAGTCTCAAGTTGATGAATCTCTTGATTTAATTAAACAACAATACCAACAGAAGCAAAATTTATCTTCAGCTAAAATAAAAAATACTAAGATTATTCAAAATAACTCACAACTAAATGAATCTTTTGAGTCAATCAAAGCTCAGTACAAAAATAAACAAACTCATCAGCAAGCTCAAGAGCAGTTAAACTATAACAGAAATAAACAAGAAATTATTATTCAAGAACAGCAAAAACAATTACAGCACAAACAATTAGTTCAACAAGCAGAACAATGGTTAAAAAACCTCGATCCTAATTCGGACGAAGGTATGTGGTTTAATGAGCTTGCTGAATCATATCCTTCAAGATTAGAAGCAGCTATTAGTTATTTATCAACTTTAAAATCAATCTAG
- a CDS encoding WecB/TagA/CpsF family glycosyltransferase, which produces MSHSQEQLVSPPRYPVLNVSVHLLNDYQGWLVNRLNRQLGTHVVTLNAEMAMLAEKEPELAEIIQNAEFVIPDGSGIVFYLRLRGHKIQRCPGIELAESFLASLENQAQTYSVAFYGGKPGIAVTAAKVWQQKIPKLQIIAQHGYLPPEEQAQWQQTLQAQQPQIILVGLGVPRQEFWIQKNRHLCPNSIWIGVGGSFDIWSGYKSRAPAWLSDNHLEWSYRLYQEPWRWKRMLALPQFFWRSLR; this is translated from the coding sequence ATGTCCCACTCACAAGAACAATTAGTTTCTCCGCCTCGTTATCCAGTATTAAATGTCTCAGTTCATTTGCTTAATGATTATCAAGGATGGCTAGTCAATCGACTTAATCGTCAATTAGGCACTCATGTAGTCACACTTAATGCCGAGATGGCAATGTTGGCAGAAAAAGAACCAGAGCTAGCCGAAATCATCCAAAATGCCGAATTTGTAATTCCTGATGGTTCTGGAATTGTTTTTTATTTGCGTTTACGTGGTCACAAAATACAACGTTGTCCAGGAATAGAATTAGCCGAATCTTTTTTGGCTAGCCTTGAAAATCAAGCTCAAACTTATTCTGTTGCTTTTTATGGCGGTAAACCAGGCATAGCAGTAACAGCAGCTAAGGTATGGCAGCAAAAAATCCCTAAGCTGCAAATTATTGCCCAGCATGGTTATCTCCCTCCAGAAGAACAAGCTCAGTGGCAACAAACTCTTCAAGCACAACAACCTCAAATTATTCTCGTGGGTTTAGGAGTTCCTCGACAAGAGTTTTGGATTCAAAAAAATCGTCATCTTTGTCCTAATTCTATCTGGATTGGTGTAGGTGGTAGTTTTGATATTTGGTCAGGTTACAAATCTCGCGCACCTGCTTGGTTAAGTGATAACCATCTTGAATGGTCTTATCGTTTATATCAAGAACCTTGGCGATGGAAAAGAATGCTCGCTTTACCTCAGTTCTTTTGGCGTTCTTTAAGATAA
- a CDS encoding YbjQ family protein: MIVTTTDLVQGYTVEAYLGIVTAEVVYGTNALRDFFAGIRDIIGGRTGSYEKVFEKGQQNAIAELKQRAQALGANAIIGIEIDTGTINVDSQGALLLITASGTAVKLRN, encoded by the coding sequence ATGATAGTTACTACTACTGATCTTGTTCAAGGTTACACTGTTGAAGCTTATCTAGGTATTGTCACTGCTGAAGTCGTTTACGGAACCAATGCCTTAAGAGACTTTTTTGCTGGAATTCGAGATATTATCGGCGGTCGTACTGGTAGCTATGAAAAAGTTTTTGAAAAAGGACAGCAAAATGCAATTGCAGAACTAAAACAACGCGCTCAAGCTTTAGGTGCTAATGCCATTATCGGAATTGAAATTGATACAGGTACAATTAACGTCGATAGTCAAGGTGCTTTACTACTGATTACTGCAAGCGGTACGGCAGTTAAACTCAGAAATTGA
- a CDS encoding ADP-ribosylglycohydrolase family protein: protein MNRYSLLNRFQGAWLGSAIGKALTSNLQASDWQKITYAQASEGMLAGEKIAQILCNCERIEQLDWQKIALELELEKLSHCSEEVICAVLPLVLLCHDNLYLFKEQWQRLSFFAHHCIEVKEAIYFFSKAIALILREKLNFTDGFDSIILDVGEPRAFLVKRLNQALILSSQGKSLQEVVEELDQEDQSHPMQNAIALAWYCFQSSPENFSLCIRRAMNTGSQCLTVVVLTGALAGAYNGRTGIPLSWRLASQNNGCYRRLEQESQRLLATWLGMYQPNLETISTSIVAAAGVIQPRASLKIISQQEQPT from the coding sequence ATGAACCGCTATTCACTGTTAAACAGATTTCAAGGTGCGTGGCTAGGTAGTGCGATTGGGAAAGCTTTAACTAGTAATTTGCAAGCATCAGATTGGCAAAAAATAACTTATGCTCAAGCTTCTGAAGGAATGTTAGCTGGTGAAAAAATAGCTCAAATTCTCTGCAACTGCGAAAGAATTGAACAACTCGATTGGCAAAAAATAGCTTTGGAACTAGAACTGGAAAAACTAAGTCATTGTAGCGAAGAAGTAATTTGTGCAGTTTTACCGTTAGTGCTGTTGTGCCATGACAACTTATATTTGTTTAAAGAGCAATGGCAACGATTATCGTTCTTTGCTCACCATTGTATAGAAGTTAAAGAAGCTATTTACTTTTTCAGTAAAGCGATCGCTTTGATTTTAAGAGAAAAATTAAATTTTACTGACGGTTTCGACTCCATTATATTAGATGTAGGAGAGCCAAGAGCTTTTTTGGTTAAACGGTTAAATCAAGCTCTAATCCTGTCATCTCAGGGTAAAAGCTTACAAGAAGTGGTGGAGGAGTTAGACCAAGAAGATCAAAGTCATCCGATGCAAAATGCGATCGCTCTAGCTTGGTATTGTTTTCAATCTAGTCCAGAAAATTTTTCTCTTTGTATTCGTCGAGCTATGAATACAGGTTCTCAATGTTTAACAGTGGTTGTTCTTACAGGAGCTTTGGCGGGAGCATATAATGGTAGAACTGGAATTCCTCTTAGTTGGCGTTTGGCAAGTCAAAACAATGGATGTTACCGAAGGCTCGAACAAGAATCTCAACGTTTACTTGCTACTTGGTTAGGGATGTATCAGCCAAATCTTGAGACAATTTCTACATCAATTGTTGCTGCTGCTGGAGTTATTCAACCACGAGCTTCTCTAAAAATAATTTCTCAACAGGAGCAACCAACCTGA
- a CDS encoding HD family phosphohydrolase, whose protein sequence is MKSLSLLTEQLEAWRHKHQNRCNLNFWWRAKASNKQLTVVSPQQLSQQRTIRRRHRQRNALVILLVSLISLTSVVGYRFYNQPQLAVGTIAPVKIEAPHDGQFEDQKTTTEKRKEVQTGIVPILRNNQVVTGQIKLNLAKYLEYIEQIRQLSAPFPFLDPQKISTESQHYLRSISEAELDTILKFVENKQPFTKSLQVNPELTKVVTELQSYADNHSLEEFEALAAKITLARYRYAQAWKKLEAKQINQFNEQEINTLINLNNSVWATTKTSIMQAAERILTQGIPPGMPSNLLEEAVNIQLNPEIPPQTAHLASNLLLSVLQPNLEHDREATKTMAEKAALAIEPVVVEIKQGEVIVDRGETITQADFVLLDGFGLSRRTTNWTGLKISAILVTTSVFTFLLIQQRIHRSLRQRDYVLLCLLSLSSPIMVILNVPYNNLPAIGLLVSSFYSPALAICQISLLTGLLTFSSTSISWEYLLASTAGGLLAAAIAGKLRSREALARLGIIVGLTQGGVYLFTNLIVSATPTTIWSVVLPGAIFYGLTGVAWSVVALGISPFLERLFDVVTPIRLAELSNPNLPLLKRLATEAPGTFQHTMFVASLAEAAARELNCNVELIRAGTLYHDIGKMHDPLGFIENQMGGPNKHDEIDDPWLSAEIIKKHVTEGLIMARKYGLPKAIRDFIPEHQGTLLISYFYYQAKQIAERQSTIVYESDFRYDGPVPQSREAGITMLADGCEAALRSLKDVTPEQALSMIKKIFKARWQDQQLVDSGLKYEELPVIAEVFIRVWQQFNHKRIVYPKGALDARPSNGK, encoded by the coding sequence ATGAAAAGCTTGTCTTTATTAACTGAACAACTTGAAGCTTGGCGACACAAACATCAAAACCGATGTAATTTAAATTTTTGGTGGAGAGCCAAAGCAAGCAACAAACAACTTACGGTAGTCTCGCCTCAGCAACTCTCTCAACAACGAACTATCCGTCGACGGCATCGTCAAAGAAACGCTCTAGTAATTTTATTAGTTTCTTTAATTTCCCTTACTAGTGTAGTTGGTTATCGTTTTTATAATCAGCCTCAGTTAGCTGTAGGTACAATTGCTCCTGTAAAAATTGAGGCTCCTCATGATGGACAATTTGAAGACCAAAAAACTACTACAGAAAAACGAAAAGAAGTTCAAACTGGTATTGTACCTATCCTCAGAAATAATCAAGTTGTTACTGGACAAATTAAATTAAATTTAGCTAAATATCTGGAATATATTGAACAAATTCGCCAATTATCTGCTCCTTTTCCTTTTTTAGACCCACAAAAAATTTCTACAGAAAGTCAACACTATCTTCGTTCAATTTCAGAAGCAGAATTAGATACAATTTTAAAATTTGTTGAGAATAAGCAACCATTCACAAAATCACTGCAAGTTAACCCTGAACTAACTAAAGTAGTGACTGAGCTACAATCTTATGCTGATAATCACTCATTAGAAGAATTTGAAGCTTTAGCAGCCAAAATTACTTTAGCTCGTTATCGTTATGCTCAAGCTTGGAAAAAACTTGAAGCTAAACAAATTAATCAATTTAATGAACAGGAAATTAATACTTTAATTAATTTAAATAATTCGGTTTGGGCAACTACTAAAACCAGTATCATGCAAGCAGCAGAAAGGATTCTCACTCAAGGAATTCCTCCTGGTATGCCTTCTAATTTGCTTGAAGAAGCAGTTAATATTCAACTAAATCCAGAAATACCTCCTCAAACGGCTCATTTAGCTAGTAATTTACTACTTTCAGTTTTACAGCCTAATTTGGAACATGACCGTGAAGCCACTAAAACTATGGCAGAAAAAGCTGCTTTAGCAATTGAACCAGTAGTGGTAGAAATCAAACAAGGAGAAGTCATAGTTGATCGCGGGGAAACTATTACTCAAGCTGATTTTGTTCTTTTGGATGGTTTTGGGTTGAGTCGTCGTACTACCAATTGGACTGGTTTAAAAATTTCGGCAATTCTGGTAACAACTTCTGTATTTACTTTTTTATTAATTCAGCAGCGAATTCATCGTTCTTTACGTCAGCGAGATTATGTTTTGCTTTGCTTGCTGAGTTTGAGTTCGCCAATTATGGTCATTCTCAACGTTCCTTATAATAATTTACCTGCTATTGGTTTATTGGTTAGTAGTTTTTACAGTCCTGCCTTAGCTATTTGTCAGATTAGTTTGTTAACAGGATTGTTAACTTTTAGTAGTACCAGTATTAGTTGGGAATATTTACTAGCTAGTACAGCAGGAGGTTTATTAGCAGCAGCGATCGCGGGAAAATTGCGTTCTCGTGAGGCATTGGCAAGATTAGGCATTATTGTTGGTCTTACTCAAGGTGGAGTTTACCTGTTTACTAATTTGATTGTTAGTGCCACTCCTACAACTATTTGGTCTGTCGTTTTGCCTGGAGCGATTTTTTATGGTTTAACTGGTGTCGCTTGGAGTGTAGTTGCCTTGGGAATCTCTCCTTTTTTAGAGCGATTGTTTGATGTGGTTACTCCTATTCGTTTGGCAGAACTTTCTAATCCTAATTTACCTCTCCTCAAAAGATTGGCAACCGAAGCACCAGGAACTTTTCAGCATACGATGTTTGTCGCTTCTTTAGCGGAAGCTGCTGCTAGAGAATTAAATTGCAATGTTGAATTGATTAGGGCTGGTACTCTGTATCATGATATTGGTAAAATGCATGATCCTCTAGGATTTATCGAAAATCAGATGGGAGGTCCTAATAAACATGATGAAATTGATGACCCTTGGCTTAGTGCTGAAATAATTAAAAAACACGTCACCGAGGGTTTAATCATGGCACGCAAGTATGGCTTACCTAAAGCAATTCGCGATTTTATTCCCGAACATCAAGGTACTTTACTTATTTCTTATTTTTATTATCAAGCTAAACAGATTGCAGAAAGACAAAGCACGATAGTTTACGAATCTGATTTTCGTTACGATGGTCCGGTTCCTCAATCGCGAGAAGCAGGAATCACGATGTTGGCTGATGGTTGCGAAGCTGCTTTGCGATCGCTTAAAGATGTAACTCCTGAACAAGCTTTGAGTATGATCAAAAAGATATTTAAAGCTCGTTGGCAAGACCAGCAATTAGTAGATAGCGGTTTAAAATATGAGGAATTACCAGTAATTGCTGAAGTGTTTATTCGAGTTTGGCAACAATTTAATCACAAGCGAATTGTTTATCCTAAAGGTGCATTAGATGCTAGACCTTCAAATGGAAAGTAA